One stretch of Roseimicrobium sp. ORNL1 DNA includes these proteins:
- the ilvC gene encoding ketol-acid reductoisomerase, whose amino-acid sequence MAATIYTENDASLEPLRGKTCAVIGFGSQGHAHALNLKESGVNVIVGLYPTSKSRKVAEERGFKVVDTAEAVKEADVIMVAVPDTVIPKVYNADIAPNLTEGKTLLFSHGFAVHFKTITPPENVNVIMVAPKGPGHLVRRQYTEGKGVPTLIAIYQDKSGNAKDIALAWAKGIGGTRGGVFETTFKEETETDLFGEQVVLCGGTTALVKAGFETLVEAGYQPEMAYFECLHELKLIVDLMFEAGIAGMRFSISETAEYGDVSVGPKIIDDHVKKNMQAQLKRIQSGEFAKEWTDEFNNGQPNFNRLREESKAHPIEEVGSRLRSLMSWVKKREIGGSQASYE is encoded by the coding sequence ATGGCAGCCACTATTTATACGGAAAACGACGCCAGCCTCGAACCCTTGCGCGGCAAGACCTGCGCGGTCATCGGCTTCGGCTCGCAAGGCCACGCCCACGCCCTCAACCTCAAGGAAAGCGGCGTGAATGTCATCGTGGGTCTCTATCCCACCTCCAAGTCCCGCAAGGTGGCTGAAGAACGCGGCTTCAAGGTGGTGGACACCGCCGAAGCTGTGAAGGAAGCAGATGTGATCATGGTCGCCGTGCCTGACACCGTGATCCCCAAGGTGTACAACGCCGACATCGCCCCCAACCTGACCGAAGGCAAGACCCTGCTCTTCAGCCACGGTTTCGCCGTCCACTTCAAGACCATCACGCCCCCGGAAAACGTGAACGTGATCATGGTCGCCCCCAAGGGACCTGGCCACCTCGTGCGCCGTCAGTACACCGAAGGCAAGGGCGTTCCTACGCTCATCGCCATCTATCAGGACAAGAGCGGCAACGCCAAGGACATCGCTCTCGCCTGGGCCAAGGGCATCGGCGGCACCCGCGGCGGTGTGTTCGAGACCACCTTCAAGGAAGAAACTGAAACCGACCTCTTCGGTGAGCAGGTTGTGCTTTGCGGCGGTACCACCGCCCTGGTGAAGGCTGGCTTCGAGACGCTGGTGGAAGCCGGCTATCAGCCCGAGATGGCCTACTTCGAGTGCCTCCATGAGCTCAAGCTCATCGTGGACCTCATGTTCGAAGCCGGCATCGCTGGCATGCGCTTCTCCATCTCCGAGACCGCTGAGTACGGCGACGTGAGCGTGGGTCCGAAGATCATCGACGACCACGTGAAGAAGAACATGCAGGCCCAGCTCAAGCGCATCCAGAGCGGCGAGTTCGCGAAGGAGTGGACCGATGAGTTCAACAACGGCCAGCCCAACTTCAACCGCCTCCGTGAAGAGAGCAAGGCGCACCCGATTGAAGAAGTCGGCAGCCGCCTCCGCAGCCTCATGAGCTGGGTGAAGAAGCGCGAAATCGGCGGCTCCCAGGCGAGCTACGAGTGA